The Camelina sativa cultivar DH55 chromosome 14, Cs, whole genome shotgun sequence genome includes a window with the following:
- the LOC104741577 gene encoding carbamoyl-phosphate synthase large chain, chloroplastic-like produces the protein MSNHCLELSSSIFASSKSHHRFSPSKLSNPTFFSRSTNNYRAKSKLASSSSSSSSSSSSSFSTFLPCLNRRNGSATRVLKPVSELADTTTTTTTTKAFSPEVVGKRTDLKKIMILGAGPIVIGQACEFDYSGTQACKALREEGYEVILINSNPATIMTDPETANRTYIAPMTPELVEQVIEKERPDALLPTMGGQTALNLAVALAESGALERYGVELIGAKLGAIQKAEDRDLFKQAMKNIGLKTPPSGIGNTLDECFDIAQRIGEFPLIIRPAFTLGGTGGGIAYNKEEFESICKAGLAASVTSQVLVEKSLLGWKEYELEVMRDLADNVVIICSIENIDPMGVHTGDSITVAPAQTLTDREYQRLRDYSIAIIREIGVECGGSNVQFAVNPADGEVMIIEMNPRVSRSSALASKATGFPIAKMAAKLSVGYTLDQIPNDITRKTPASFEPSIDYVVTKIPRFAFEKFPGSKPLLTTQMKSVGESMALGRTFQESFQKALRSLECGFSGWGCAKIKELDWDWDQLKYSLRVPNPDRIHAIYAAMKKGMKIDEIHELSMVDKWFLTQLKELVDVEQYLMCGSLSEITKEDLYEVKKRGFSDKQIAFATKTTEEEVRTKRISLGVVPSYKRVDTCAAEFEAHTPYMYSSYDFECESAPNNKKKVLILGGGPNRIGQGIEFDYCCCHTSFALQDAGYETIMLNSNPETVSTDYDTSDRLYFEPLTIEDVLNVIDLEKPDGIIVQFGGQTPLKLALPIKHYLDKHMPMSLSGAGPVRIWGTSPDSIDAAEDRERFNAILDELKIEQPKGGIAKSEADALAIAKEVGYPVVVRPSYVLGGRAMEIVYDDSRLITYLENAVEVDPERPVLVDKYLSDAIEIDVDTLTDSYGNVVIGGIMEHIEQAGVHSGDSACMLPTQTIPSSCLETIRTWTTKLAKKLNVCGLMNCQYAITTSGDVFLLEANPRASRTVPFVSKAIGHPLAKYAALVMSGKSLKDLNFEKEVIPKHISVKEAVFPFEKFQGCDVILGPEMRSTGEVMSISSEFSSAFAMAQIAAGQKLPLTGTVFLSLNDMTKSHLEKIAVSFLELGFKIIATSGTAHFLELKGIPVEKVLKLHEGRPHAADMVANGQIHLMLITSSGDALDQKDGRELRQMALAYKVPVITTVAGALATAEGIKSLKSSAIKMTALQDFFEVKDVSSLLV, from the exons atgaGTAACCATTGCTTAGAACTCTCTTCCTCCATTTTCGCTTCTTCCAAATCTCATCATCGTTTCTCTCCTTCCAAGCTCTCCAATCCCACCTTCTTCTCTCGTTCCACCAACAATTACAGAGCAAAATCCAAActtgcctcttcttcttcttcttcttcttcttcttcttcttcttctttctccacttTTCTCCCATGTCTCAACCGAAGAAATGGCTCCGCTACACGTGTTCTCAAACCCGTCTCAGAGCTCGCcgacaccaccaccaccaccaccaccaccaaggcctTTTCTCCGGAGGTAGTCGGGAAAAGAACCGATCTGAAGAAGATTATGATTCTCGGCGCTGGTCCGATTGTGATTGGGCAAGCTTGCGAGTTTGATTACTCTGGTACTCAAGCTTGTAAAGCCCTAAGAGAAGAAGGTTACGAGGTGATTCTCATCAATTCGAATCCGGCTACTATCATGACCGACCCGGAAACTGCTAACCGGACTTATATCGCTCCGATGACTCCTGAGCTCGTTGAGCAGGTTATTGAGAAAGAGAGGCCTGACGCTTTGTTACCCACCATGGGTGGTCAGACCGCGTTGAACCTTGCTGTTGCTCTCGCTGAGAGTGGTGCTCTCGAGAGATACGGTGTTGAGTTGATTGGTGCTAAGCTTGGTGCCATTCAGAAAGCTGAGGATCGTGATTTGTTTAAGCAGGCTATGAAGAACATTGGCTTAAAGACTCCACCTTCAGGGATTGGTAACACTCTTGATGAGTGTTTCGACATTGCTCAGAGGATTGGTGAGTTCCCTTTGATTATCCGTCCTGCCTTTACTTTAGGTGGTACTGGCGGTGGGATTGCGTATAACAAAGAGGAGTTTGAGTCTATTTGTAAAGCCGGTTTGGCTGCGAGTGTGACTAGTCAGGTTCTTGTTGAGAAGTCGTTGTTGGGTTGGAAAGAGTATGAGCTTGAGGTGATGAGAGACTTAGCTGACAATGTTGTCATTATCTGTTCCATTGAGAACATTGATCCTATGGGTGTGCATACGGGTGATTCCATTACTGTGGCGCCTGCACAGACGCTAACGGATAGAGAGTACCAGCGGCTTAGGGATTACTCCATTGCGATTATACGGGAGATTGGTGTTGAGTGTGGTGGATCTAATGTACAGTTTGCTGTTAACCCGGCTGATGGTGAAGTTATGATCATAGAGATGAACCCTAGGGTCTCGAGATCTTCTGCTCTTGCTTCCAAGGCTACAGGGTTTCCCATTGCTAAAATGGCGGCCAAGTTGTCTGTTGGTTATACCTTGGATCAGATTCCTAATGATATCACCAGGAAAACACCGGCTAGCTTCGAGCCCTCCATCGATTATGTCGTGACTAAG ATTCCTAGATTCGCATTTGAAAAGTTTCCAGGATCTAAGCCCTTGCTAACGACCCAGATGAAGTCTGTTGGGGAATCTATGGCACTCGGCCGCACATTCCAAGAATCTTTCCAGAAAGCTCTGAGGTCTCTGGAGTGTGGATTCTCAGGTTGGGGTTGTGCAAAAATCAAAGAGCTAGACTGGGACTGGGATCAGCTTAAATACAGCCTTAGAGTCCCAAATCCGGACAGGATCCATGCGATATATGCTGCCATGAAGAAGGGTATGAAAATTGATGAAATCCACGAGTTGAGCATGGTAGACAAGTGGTTCCTAACCCAGCTTAAAGAGCTCGTGGACGTGGAACAGTATCTTATGTGCGGATCATTGTCAGAGATTACAAAAGAAGACCTTTACGAAGTCAAAAAGCGGGGATTTAGTGACAAGCAAATCGCTTTTGCTACAAAGACAACTGAGGAAGAAGTCCGTACCAAGCGGATTTCTCTAGGAGTTGTTCCATCTTACAAGCGAGTGGATACATGTGCAGCAGAGTTTGAGGCGCATACACCATACATGTACTCTTCATATGATTTTGAATGTGAATCAGctccaaacaacaagaagaaggttTTGATTTTGGGTGGAGGGCCAAACCGTATTGGTCAAGGGATTGAATTTGATTACTGTTGTTGCCACACATCTTTCGCCTTACAG GATGCTGGATATGAGACCATAATGTTGAACTCAAATCCTGAAACCGTATCCACAGATTATGATACAAGCGATAGGCTCTACTTTGAACCTCTCACAATTGAGGATGTTCTCAATGTTATCGACCTTGAGAAACCTGATGGAATCATTGTGCAATTCGGTGGTCAAACTCCTCTGAAACTTGCTCTCCCGATCAAACATTATTTGGATAAGCACATGCCCATGAGCTTGAGCGGAGCGGGACCTGTTCGCATCTGGGGTACATCACCTGACTCCATTGATGCTGCTGAAGACAGAGAGAGGTTCAATGCAATTCTCGACGAGCTGAAGATTGAGCAGCCCAAGGGAGGCATTGCAAAGAGCGAAGCTGATGCATTAGCCATAGCGAAGGAGGTAGGCTACCCAGTTGTGGTAAGACCTTCTTATGTTCTAGGTGGGCGGGCAATGGAGATAGTTTATGATGACAGTAGACTAATAACCTACTTGGAAAATGCGGTTGAAGTTGACCCAGAGAGACCTGTTTTGGTAGATAAATATCTCTCAGATGCCATTGAGATCGACGTTGATACCCTTACTGATTCCTATGGAAATGTGGTAATTGGTGGAATAATGGAGCATATCGAACAAGCTGGTGTGCATTCTGGTGACTCGGCTTGTATGCTTCCAACACAAACCATCCCATCTTCTTGTTTGGAAACTATCCGTACATGGACCACTAAGCTGGCGAAGAAGCTAAATGTATGTGGGCTGATGAACTGTCAGTACGCAATCACAACATCTGGGGatgttttcttgcttgaagCCAATCCCAGAGCTTCCCGTACTGTCCCTTTTGTCTCAAAAGCTATTGGACACCCTCTTGCCAAGTATGCAGCGCTGGTCATGTCGGGCAAATCTCTGAAAGATCTAAACTTTGAAAAAGAAGTCATCCCTAAACACATCTCTGTAAAAGAAGCTGTTTTCCCGTTTGAGAAGTTCCAAGGATGTGATGTGATACTTGGGCCAGAGATGAGAAGCACAGGAGAAGTGATGAGTATCAGTTCTGAATTCTCTAGCGCGTTTGCAATGGCTCAGATCGCTGCAGGTCAAAAGTTACCTTTAACCGGCACAGTCTTCCTCAGCTTAAACGATATGACCAAATCACACCTAGAGAAAATCGCGGTGTCCTTCCTCGAGCTCGGGTTCAAGATCATTGCCACCTCGGGAACAGCTCATTTCCTGGAACTGAAAGGCATTCCCGTGGAGAAAGTGCTGAAGTTGCATGAAGGAAGACCACATGCTGCTGATATGGTGGCTAATGGTCAGATCCATTTGATGTTGATCACAAGCTCGGGAGATGCTCTAGATCAGAAAGATGGGAGAGAGCTCAGACAAATGGCTCTAGCCTACAAGGTCCCTGTTATAACCACGGTGGCTGGAGCATTAGCCACTGCTGAGGGAATCAAGAGCTTGAAATCAAGTGCCATTAAAATGACCGCTCTTCAGGACTTCTTTGAGGTTAAGGATGTATCTTCTTTGCTCGTCT